The following is a genomic window from Aphis gossypii isolate Hap1 chromosome X, ASM2018417v2, whole genome shotgun sequence.
tttaaaatttagaaaaaatataatataactcattgaataaaatgataacattaaatgtatttaaaaataaaaacttatttataatttttaattatcaacttTTGTGTCTTTATGactaatttgttaattatttgctaatttaacaaataagatttcatttctaaaacatgatattatagtcattagatgaattttaaaatttgggaaaaatatactatagcttattgtataatatgataacattaaatttataaaaaaaaaaatactagtttttaattttaaatacgtgtgcaaatatgactattttgttaataatttgctaatttaagacatgaGATTTCATATCTAATACATCAAACTATAACCATcagatgtaatttaaaatttagaaaaaatataatataactcattgaataaaatgataacattaaatgtattaaaaaataaaaactaatttataatttttaagtattaacttttgtgtaaatatgaatattttgttaataatttgctaatttaaaacataagtttTCATATCATACACATCAAATTATACACATcagatgaaatttaaaatttagataaaatataatacagcttattgtataaaatgataatattaaatgtattaaaaaatatacacttatttttcatttttacttttgtgtaaatatgactattttgtttttaatttgctaatttaagacataagatttcatttataaCACATCAAACTATACACATcagatgtaatttaaaatttagaaaaaacatattataactcattgaaaaaaatgaaaatattaagttaataaaagaaaaaaacaaatttttaatttttaattattaatatgtgttcAGGTAACTCACAGACTTAAAAGATCAATCACTATGCGCGTACTCACAcagctaataaataaaattgttaatatattgcatatatcCAACCCCTTGAAAACGGTATGCATTCAACAGCCTTAGTTgttaatatgtgtaaatatgactattttgtttattatttgctaatttaacaaatatgatttcatttcaaaaacatgatattatagtcattagatgaattttaaaatttagaataaatataacacatttcattgaataaaatggtaatattaaacttattaaaaaataaaaactaatttttaatttttaatcattaacatgtgtgtaaatatgactattttgttaataatttgctaatttaacaaataagatTTCAGttctaacatattaaatttagaaaaaatttattatagcttattgaataaaatggtaatgttaaatttataaaaaaataaaaactaatttttaatttttaatcattaacatgtgtgtaaatatgactattttgttaataatttgctaatttaaaacataagatttcatatcTAACACATCAAACTATACTCAACAGatgtaatttagaatttagaaaaaatatattataacttattgaataaaatgataatattaaatttttaaaaaagaaatactaatttttaatttttaatgcttatgtaattatgactattttgttaattatttgctaatttaacaaataagatttcatttctaaaacatgatattatagtcattagatgaattttaaaatttagaataaatataacacatttcattgaataaaatggtaatattaaacttattaaaaaataaaaactagtttttaatttttaatacatgtgtaaatatgactaatttgttaattatttgctaatttaagaaataagatttcatttctaaaacatgatattatagtcattagatgaattttaaaatttagaataaatataacacatttcattgaataaaatgataatattaaatttataaaaaaaaaaaactagtttttaatttttaatacttgtgTAAGTATGACTATTTTGTTAGTAATTTGGTAATTTAAGACATtcgatttcatttctaacacatgaaattATACCCATcagatgatatttaaaatttatgaaaaatataataaaactcctcgaataaaatgataatattaaatttctaaaaaaataacaattaattttttatttttcatacgtttgtaaatatgactatttcgttaataatttgttaacttatgacataatatttcatttctaacacatgaaactatacccATTAGACTCATttcaatattaagaaaaaatataatataccttgtTGCGTATCGAGTAGTGTAtgatttactatataatatattattattgtcttatcGCGAATGATATTTTGCTATCGTAAATCGGGACACTGTCGAGcgacttttttaaattgtggtATTGACTATGCGGGTTTCGTTTCTGATTAATACAGCTTTTTGTCGCAATGCACCCTTAACAAAAgcttatgtatgtatttttgtttgtttctcAACAAAAGCCGTACACATCGAATTAGTAGGCGATCTGAGTACAGCAGCGTTCATTAACGcattaaatcgtttttttgaTCGACGATTAAGAAGTGCGACTATTTTTACTGACAACGCAACTAGTTTTGTCGGAGCAAATCGAAAAATGAAGCTATGGAGCGATCTATTTAATTCgaaacaacataaaaaaaggTCCAAGAAGCTTTAACAGACGTCGGCGTCCAATGGCGTTTCATTCCCCCACGGTCACCGCACTTTGGTGGACTATAGGAAGCAGCCGTTAAGTCTATGAAgcatttattgtaaaactgtCGGAGATGCTCGTTTGCATTTCGAAGAACTAAGTACTGTGCTTACGCGCGCTGAAGCCTGCTTAAATTCCCGACCTATACCTAACTCCTATGTCATCCGATCCAATTGACATGTCCTTTTTGACCCCAGGTCATTTCCTTATAGGCgactcatttttattataccagaACCCGACTTATCAAATATACCGACAAGTCACTTGAGACGATGGCTTAGAGTACCGTAGTTTTAATGCGAGAAGATAACATACCTCCGTTAAAATGGCGCTTAGGGCGCGTTACAAAAATTACTGCTGGTAATGATGGGGTGGTACGAGTCGCCGAAGTTCACACAGCGACGGGGCATTTCACAAGAGCAGTTCGAACATTGTGCTCATTGCCATTCAAAGGAAATAAtgtgaattaaatttgtatttaaaattgtcttatttattttaattattaaaatcttattctattcaaaaattatgtaccacatgcacaattatatatatatatatatataggtatatttttttttattattcatttgcaATTAATGTTTCAAGGCATGTTGCGTATCGAGTAGTGTAcgatttactatattatattattaattattattattattattattttatcgcgaATGATATTTTGCTATCGTAAATCGGCACACTGTCGATTTACGTCAGTTTTTAGCTTTCGATCGCTCGTTGTATATAGACCACGGAAAGCATCGTACAATAAGTCCATAACTCGTCGTCCGTACTATtgcaaatttttatacttaattataattaaagtttgttatatttaatatatatttttttggataCAGTCCATTAATACCAAATACGCgtttagttattattgaacTCACACTCCCAACATAcctcattgaaaaaaataatgatcctaaatcaaaaaaaaaattaatttttattttcaatttttaatttttattatctgtgcaaatatttcaatttcattttaaatctgctaatttaaaatataagattttatttctcATATATGATACCATcaccattatatttatttttaaattttgtggaaatataatataactcattgaataaaataataatactaaattaaaaaataaaacaaaattgattttaaatttataatatgtgtgtaaatatacttactttattatatatttgtaatttaaaacattagatttatttttcaaacatgaaACCATAGctgttatattcatttttaaattttgaagaaatataatacaactcgttgaataaaacaataatagtttattaaataaaaaattaaaattgattttcaattGTTAGCTTACAATATCTCTGTAAATATGCCAACTTCATTATGAGTGTCCTTTTTTAgaacatttgattttatttctcaCATATGATACTATCaccattattttcatttttaaattttgaggaaatatactattactcatttaataaatttattataataaatcaaaaaaaaaaaatgatattttatttttaatatctttgtaaatatgtcaatttaattttaaatctactaatttaaaatataagatttcatttctcacATGTGATACTTTAACCAttcgattcatttttaaattttgaggaaatatactattactcatttaataaatttattataataaatcaaaaaaaaaaaatgatattttatttttaatatctttgtaaatatgtcaatttaattttaaatctactaatttaaaatataagatttcatttctcacATGTGATACTTTAACCAttcgattcatttttaaattttgaggaaatataatataacccatttaatatatttattaaaaaaaaatcattttagtataaaataatatactaatcgACAATGTTTCAAGtaaatcaactttttttttccccataaaattcttttttatcaaagaatattttattttacattcaattcaaaaaaagtttttttcctGGATAGATGGCGTCGTTAAtacattacttttttattgcttaatattttgttgacgGAAGTTGAGTATTTGAGTCCATACAACTATGTTAATAACCCATTCCGTAGTGTGctcttttattcaaaaatactaCATGATAagtggtttttaatattatttatatcaaagatTCACAGGTCTTATTTTCATATAGGTGTATTGTATTTAGATACACCTatgaaaatagataataatagatatgaagtagaaaataataaagaatagataataataaatatttagataatagatgtgaaatgaaaatttttgtaCAGGATAAACTCCGGAATTACTTATCAGAtcttcttgattttttttttaaacgaaagaGTATATCACTGAGAAGGTTTCTATCGCAATAGCTACCTCCTACCTCCACCTCCGGTAAGTGCTTAAACAcgaattttgagatttacgatagaaatttttgtttataaatagttgctattggtttttaataataattaggttgtgaatattttaacacatgAGTCaggttaggtatatacaaaaccacgagatggtaggtacattattgtatCTAATCCACcgtagtacaaaaaaaaattgttataactttgaaacttaagggttagaaattataatcttaCGTAGGTACTCATCTCGCGTTGtccgataatatattaatctcgCAAACCTACTCGATAGAGAGTTTTGCGGTCAACGCCAAACAGAATGGCCATAATAGATCTTGActaactcactgactgataaacgtagagtatgaacaatgatagatcgagGTTTGCAATTACCTCGATACATTCGTACCAAAAATTTAGTGTGGAATAAGAaagaattttacaaaatttgcattttaaagTGTTGCTCGCACAAGTTTTTGAGATTTAAAATCgtcaatgaaaatttttaagttttaaataccgTTTgactgaatattaaataaaaaattaaacaaagttttaatcatattatagaattgacatttttaacgggcaatgTAGTGCACGGGTTCAgttagtatataggtaatatatatttatatagataaataagtgTTCAATTTCcgacagtaaaaatattgacgaACAAAATATTGAGAAGTAATATGAATGAATGATACAAAGCAGTTCTTGGGGGTGACCGAGACCCTAGCTCCGGGCCTAGAATAGCTGTATGAGAGGGTTTTTATAAGACTATTGTCTCACAGCTAAAATAGGATTACAACTATTGTGAGTGTATCTATAGtggccataataatatagtgaccAGTGAGTACTGAACAAATATTgagtactaaatatttatataataacacaccaatcattattattataatatttcagacTAAGAATGTTTAGATTGGaatcaattatttagaatttagataaaaaaaaatattgatattaatgattagtagaatatacaataatattacagactACAGTGGGGTTAGTGATTagtttttcgatattttatcataattttgaacatgtaccagatttttatttaatatttataatttatttcatatttttataatattaaattattatattgttttattttattttcaatttttatgaatacttaTCAGTTATCTGTGTTTTACgagtatttaagtaaattgttAGTATTGTGAATTACGAATAACGCATTAACGCAGTTTgtgttatagtttaaaaacgaagtaatttaaataaaatgaatcagTAGCAGCATATAAATGCACCAGAAAAgatgaaaatatcaaataatactacaagtagatatatacctaaagaattatactataatattctccTCAGTTGAAAaaagctttttaaaaatataataatttaactacttACTCAGTATTAGTAGgttaggttttaattttttttagccgATTTTAAGGACTAGATGAAACATACTATTTACATACGtctgaaaattttatatttttatgcctattcgatattttataaatggtcATTTTTTAATGACTATTATTTCCacgaataattttatcatcgaTGTACGTATCTAAGATTTACAGGCTACCGTAAGTATGTTTGCACTTAGCATAATATTCCTGTAGTACGtgttattaggtaggtatttgggtataatgtatattagacaaactataatttaaaatctatctCTGTTAAAAAGAACACTAATCAATGTTTATACTAAGATATCCACTATTTAGTCacatctttaataataatataagtatagatataaatgGTTCACAAATATTGGATTACATATAAAAGGTAGGTCTTCGCATGGTTTAGAGATATGACATGTACATTAGTGAAATACAATCATGGAGACAATTGTTAAACATCATGGCGCTATTGAGTGAATTTTTACTCtaacaattattgattttatcataACCCAAATATATTCACTAAAGTCCATTGAATTAACCATAGCTGATTCTCGACCAATAATTAACGTGGAACTTCTTATAGATTGTTGCATTCacttattgttttctttttgttaatttcgttttttccttagaatttataattagatctctaaataaatcttaaaatataatttaattaaaaatatataaatatgtcagaacttataattaataattattaataagaagaTAAAATACGAGCaggtaaataaaaacgaacattaactaggtaggtatagttaaaaaaaattttttaacttaatcgCTTTCTATAGTAGATAAgttgattttataatcaacttaaacttaatagttaatctaACTAGTTAAAatcatgtttatataaaatataggtactttataaaCCATACTACCATACTACCATACTATCATATAGCACTATATATAACTgaaacttaaaacaaattgattaattattttttattttaatctcgtTGTATACaaagattttgaataaaaataaatatgcgtagatttaataattttatagatggCAACCTGTAATTTCCTAAACTACTACTGTTAATGTGTTATAAAGATAGAATAGCAAGTGCATTTTTTAACATAGGCaatgttaagttaatattctaaaaatattgaaagttaCACAATCATTGAACCATAGTTCATGACTTAATTACTGAGCAAtctatttttgaattgtaaaaTGACGTCattttaatgatgaaatagtacctacctacgatAAGAGAGGGACATCATAAACATTCCAAAAATAAAGCTCTGTATAGGTATGGACGTGTCACTAgtgaaaaaaatgcattaattaaaaataatgtgttttattaaaatataggctAACTATCAGTTGagttctttaatttaaataaaatattaattaattttgcacacaaaataaataattggagTTTCAGTGATACAATTTTCCGTGATAGATATGTTCATCCACGTTAATACCTTCTGAGTGACTCTGATACATacctaagaatatttttaggaagttacaatattaaaaatttcaatccaGGTATAATGCTAtcattaagaatttaaataaaaagtttaatgcataattaaagaaaatacatacctattacctattagaacctaaaaaaaaaacaacattaaaactagaaatacttattttattgtactcgtatttttgtaatttttaagttgaatTGTAATTACTTGAGACTttacacttatattaatatataaaatattaattattataaatattacatttttttattaaagtgaaATATGAAAACACTACTGCTTTATTGCCAAATTTCTATTGCCATTCAAAATTTCACtgtaatagtgtaataatggatatattatgttgtaatttgaattcaataatattaatcattgtatacaataaaaaacgattctgagtttCTAACAACGGTTCCCTATAAAATGATCAAAAACTTAACCAATCATCGTGGTAATATCTCATTCCTTAAACAACCTGACAAATTGttagctattattaatttagagaTGGTAATTCTTTTTGGTAATCACCTGCCCTCAATCTTTTCTTCTCATTCAGATTTCCTACGATTACTCTAATTTAGTTAATCTTATCTTCATCTTTGATCATGTTTTTTTCCTATTAAGTCAATTTCTCCTGCCAAAATTATGTCAGTAATTTACAAGCTTCGACCTAAAAATCACCCAGACatgataaaatcataaattaaataaagcaaGACATCTATCTTAAAAATCTATCTTGTTCTTTAttcatatctataatataatactccatttgaattatttttacttggaAGCATTTAGTTATCAAATTATCATCATGGGTTCTAAACTTAACTGAATACTTTACAAGTTCATATCACctaattaattgaatacctACATCTGTAAAGCTTTTAGAAACTAATTctacacatatatacacaccACTAActtacaaacatataatattttatcaaaatcccAGTTCAGATTCcatgaaaaatacaatacgaAATCCAtagaattatgtataaaacagattttaaatatatagtttaataaaaaatttttttttttaaagttcaaagttcaagtttttacaaaatttatcaaactacgataatgcaaaaattattttatagttaaactttaataaaatatcaaatttaaaaaatatctcacaatttaatttaaagttgttttcttaaaaaaactacatatatgtatatgtatataaaaaaaaacagaatttttttatagacatttagagttcaaatttttacaaaagattaaggttttaataattttgttgaaatttattttatttgtaagagTTTGTAACTTTCTTCTGCCATTatctacttttattattatttactatgcacaatgacattttcaaaatatttagattaactCTTTAAACAACGAACATCATATTCATGATgttctatataagtatactgaTAAGTTACCTATTAGTAAATAGtagctaataattatatacattatgtgatttttttaataataaattattaataggtatctaacaaaatatacttagaaATATATGTTGACAGactattttttctcttttattGTTGTAAGGAATGATTCAtcgttgatttatttatataaaatataccatgtacaattgtaaaatacatttacttttttatactcGACtacaatatttctattaaatatttaatattaacagtgTCATCTTctccaatatttatatattttactgtaattagTGTAATGTAACAAAAGCCCATTCTTTCAGTGAAAAGAAAAGTAcctaagttaaattatttcattatcaataaaattatgtagggTATCTGGGCATGCAATTCGGACATcccaatttatgtttttttttttggcatgcAATTTGATGCGCCATACTTAGCACatccattataaaaatatgtacacaaACATgctttactttttacctcatCAACATTATAAGCTCGAAttgatttagattttatacaaaatttataataattttcgtctaataaattcattaacaaAACAgtgaatattcattattattggttatcgaaaagtataatattaggtactactAGTCACAGTGGCGTATCCAGGGGGGTTTACCTCCCCCCCGAAATttcttcgaaaaaaaaatactaatagtttgaaaaaagaataaaGTACTATTACACAGTCcagtgtaatgtgtatataataaaagctcTATCTATGGCATGACAGTGACATTGTACTAACCACTGAAAataccaacattttattttccgtATCATCTATGTTTCACTATGACTGAcgagcatattttataaaaaatattaaaatattggccATTAGTTTCCcccttattaaatttattcaaaaatgatgTCTAGACTAAAAAACTGCATTAGAAACTATTTCCACTgttcaaaaaaacattcaaagtatatgagaaaattataatttataatttgaaaaattattttttaatgtagaaTCTATTTGTGAAAAATTTGATTCTCCTATAAGCTTGACACGACAAAATCAATGTAAATTCTATAGTTGTAATGAAAGTCCATaagagtttaataaaatatctatttttattccatttttggataatttttcaaataaattgaataataggtttttattatacaagtcTGTTTAAGTAATTTTCTTGGTACTGTACCCAAGGCAGAAATGCAAATATCCCAAGGCATAAGGAATCAATTCAAACAACTAGTTGAAATATACCAAGCAATTATTGAGGATTGcactaatttaaatgtaaataattctattttaaatggGGAATTAGATTTGTGGTATACTCGGTACACTACTTTATCACCAATGGAAAAATCTAATGTTATTAAtctctaatttaatataaaccctGATGTTTTTCCAATAATTTCTAAgcttgtacaaatatttataacactgCTTGTATTAACTTAAACAACTAaacactaatacatttttaggcgcacttttataatatacttattaccttATCATACGCGCAAACAACAGAATTTATAACGATGACAAcctatcaaaaatacaattaatattactttaaataaatagtttaaaaatcgattttattcttgtgttaaatattttctgcAAGTGATTTAAATTGGCTTTAGAAATTGTGGTAAAATAGACAACAGACTTAGATTTGTGGTATAattttgacaataattaataatcaatagatCACGAACAAAATGATTTCAGAAAATGATTCTGTTGAATCTTCATGGACACATGTTGACTCTATCAAATcggttattgaatattttaaattgaaacaaaaaaataaactaacaaaTATGTCGTTACAAGTAAAAAAGCGCGTACGagctttaaaaaatctaatggtatcacaaaatgaaattgaatccAAATTCAAGGACGAAGTTTATCTACTTAGATTGAAATACCAAAAAGAATACGagccatattttaataaactgacGAATATAGTCCAAGGAAAGTACGAACCTACCAAAGGAGAATACTCTTCTTCCTCGGAGGAAGAAGACGTAGAAGGTTCCaaattaaacgaaatattGAAACTTGAATCGTGTGAACAAGTACCTAAGGGAATACCGGGCTTTTGGTATGTGTTCATGAAAATGTCACCCAAGTTTCGATGTATTGTACAACCATGTGATGATCAAATCCTCAAACATTTGTCAGGTATTAGATGTACTCGGTCTGACGAGTATATCGTACTTACTATAGAATTCTATTTCACACCTAACCAATGGTTTACAAATGATTTATTgacattgaaatttgaaaaacaatatttaaacattaagagAAAGACAATTATGCTTCCAATACCTCCCAATACTGATTTCAAAATTACGTCGGGCTGTGATATTAATTGGAATACGGGGAAAAATGTGACACAGAATAATTTCACAAACCAAGGCATTGGCGATTCGTGTAACGAAATCGTTGCAGAAACTgaatcatttttcaatttatttaacgataactctataaaatttgaaagattgttttttgaaattaattttctccCTGAATATTTTGATTCGATATTTCTTTCGGCTTATATGTACAACCATATCTACTATACACTCAGAGTGGCTGAGCAGtatagtcataatatattatgtaagcaGTTATCAGATTCTGAAGATAACGAATCTGattgagaaaatattataatttatgtccgCTCATATAAAtgaaagaattataatatatcacacgaacattaaaataaagttacaattttgttttgataaaa
Proteins encoded in this region:
- the LOC114125308 gene encoding nucleosome assembly protein 1-like 1-A encodes the protein MISENDSVESSWTHVDSIKSVIEYFKLKQKNKLTNMSLQVKKRVRALKNLMVSQNEIESKFKDEVYLLRLKYQKEYEPYFNKLTNIVQGKYEPTKGEYSSSSEEEDVEGSKLNEILKLESCEQVPKGIPGFWYVFMKMSPKFRCIVQPCDDQILKHLSGIRCTRSDEYIVLTIEFYFTPNQWFTNDLLTLKFEKQYLNIKRKTIMLPIPPNTDFKITSGCDINWNTGKNVTQNNFTNQGIGDSCNEIVAETESFFNLFNDNSIKFERLFFEINFLPEYFDSIFLSAYMYNHIYYTLRVAEQYSHNILCKQLSDSEDNESD